In Haloplanus rubicundus, one DNA window encodes the following:
- a CDS encoding cytochrome c biogenesis protein CcdA, with product MIDAAFAGTVTFAVGAGLATFFAPCAYPLLPGYVGYTLQGDETGLAGATARGLAASAGAVVVLAAVGGLLLAVGGRLARHLTLLEPLVGAALVVLGVLVLTDRAPTLHLRLPERRASVAGAAVFGGGYALAAAGCVVPVVLGVFTQSLTLAPSQAAVALGSYAAATALPLTGVTLLSAVGSDALRTWSARVGTVQRLAAVVMILAGVAQIVASLRYLGVV from the coding sequence ATGATCGACGCCGCCTTCGCCGGCACGGTCACCTTCGCCGTCGGCGCCGGCCTCGCCACCTTCTTCGCACCCTGTGCCTACCCCCTCCTGCCGGGATACGTGGGCTACACGCTCCAGGGCGACGAGACGGGACTGGCCGGGGCGACGGCGCGGGGACTGGCCGCCTCCGCCGGTGCCGTCGTCGTCCTCGCCGCAGTCGGGGGGCTCCTCCTCGCCGTCGGCGGGCGTCTCGCCCGGCACCTGACGCTGCTCGAACCGCTGGTCGGCGCTGCGCTCGTCGTCCTCGGTGTCCTCGTGCTGACCGACCGGGCACCGACGCTCCATCTCCGCCTGCCCGAACGGCGGGCGTCGGTGGCGGGGGCGGCCGTCTTCGGCGGCGGCTACGCCCTCGCCGCCGCTGGCTGTGTCGTTCCCGTGGTGCTGGGCGTGTTCACGCAGTCGCTCACCCTCGCCCCGTCGCAGGCTGCCGTCGCGCTCGGAAGCTACGCGGCGGCGACGGCGCTCCCGCTGACCGGCGTGACCCTCCTCTCGGCCGTCGGGAGCGACGCCCTCCGGACGTGGAGCGCGCGCGTCGGGACGGTGCAGCGTCTCGCGGCTGTCGTCATGATCCTCGCCGGGGTGGCACAGATCGTCGCCTCGCTTCGGTATCTCGGCGTGGTGTGA
- a CDS encoding SCO family protein, whose amino-acid sequence MDRRTYLGTLSATALGGAAGCLGVGGNPNTTLGEPDRPEGVTSEALAYPAWGERVPDVTLPDPLTDERIDLREVDRPTFVSFFYSNCMSVCPRLVSALREVQIHSVENGYADEVGFYPITFDPQRDTASTLREYADRMNVDLSAGNWHFLRPDGRERAKTVLEEEFGFVFKRDEPDDGGKYMFTHIGLVLLVNADGYVERAYRDREGTEGRYIADLERVRSGGGGLL is encoded by the coding sequence ATGGACCGACGGACGTATCTCGGGACGCTGAGCGCGACGGCGCTCGGCGGGGCCGCCGGCTGCCTCGGCGTCGGCGGCAACCCGAACACGACGCTCGGCGAACCGGACCGCCCCGAGGGAGTGACGAGCGAGGCGCTCGCCTACCCGGCGTGGGGCGAGCGAGTGCCCGACGTGACCCTCCCCGATCCGCTGACCGACGAGCGAATCGATCTGCGCGAGGTGGACCGGCCGACCTTCGTGAGCTTCTTCTACTCCAACTGCATGAGCGTCTGTCCCCGACTCGTCTCCGCGCTCCGGGAGGTACAGATCCACAGCGTGGAGAACGGCTACGCCGACGAGGTTGGGTTCTATCCGATCACCTTCGATCCGCAACGTGACACCGCGTCGACCCTGCGGGAGTACGCCGACCGGATGAACGTCGACCTGTCGGCGGGCAACTGGCACTTCCTGCGCCCCGACGGTCGGGAGCGGGCGAAGACCGTCCTCGAAGAGGAGTTCGGGTTCGTCTTCAAACGGGACGAACCGGACGACGGCGGGAAGTACATGTTCACCCACATCGGCCTCGTGCTCCTCGTCAACGCCGACGGGTACGTCGAACGCGCCTACCGGGATCGGGAGGGGACGGAGGGCCGGTACATCGCGGACCTGGAGCGGGTTCGGTCGGGCGGGGGCGGCCTCCTCTAG
- a CDS encoding aldo/keto reductase, whose amino-acid sequence MEYTTLGSTGMEVSRLCLGCMSIGTSDWRDWVLDEREGMELVDRAVELGINFFDTANMYSNGESERVLGKALEGRREEQVVATKGYFPMDEDDPNSGGLSRKAIEQELSNSLNRLGMDTVDLYQIHRWDYDTPIEETLRALDDAVRRGQVRYLGASSMWAHQFADALHTSDRLGLDRFATMQNHYNLVYREEEREMLPLCDRAGIGVIPWSPMARGYLTRPDEDVDATTRGASERRLYEHPYREGGGREVNERVRQLAAERGVKMAQIALSWVLHKDHVDAPIVGTSSVEHLEDAVEALEIDLSDSDVEYLEEPYEPVPVSGHD is encoded by the coding sequence ATGGAGTACACTACGCTCGGGTCCACCGGCATGGAGGTGTCGCGCCTCTGTCTCGGTTGCATGAGTATCGGGACGAGCGACTGGCGCGACTGGGTGTTGGACGAGCGGGAGGGGATGGAACTCGTCGACCGTGCCGTCGAGTTGGGGATCAACTTCTTCGATACGGCGAACATGTACTCGAACGGCGAGTCCGAACGCGTCCTCGGGAAGGCGCTGGAGGGGCGCCGCGAGGAGCAGGTCGTCGCCACCAAGGGCTACTTCCCCATGGACGAGGACGACCCCAACTCCGGCGGCCTGTCGCGGAAGGCCATCGAGCAGGAGTTGTCGAACTCCCTGAACCGGTTGGGGATGGACACCGTCGACCTCTATCAGATCCACCGCTGGGACTACGACACGCCCATCGAGGAGACGCTTCGCGCCCTCGACGACGCCGTCAGACGCGGACAGGTTCGGTATCTCGGCGCCTCCTCGATGTGGGCCCACCAGTTCGCGGACGCCCTCCACACGAGCGATCGGTTGGGGCTGGATCGGTTCGCGACCATGCAGAACCACTACAATCTCGTCTACCGCGAGGAGGAACGCGAGATGCTCCCCCTGTGTGACCGGGCGGGAATCGGCGTCATCCCGTGGTCGCCGATGGCGCGGGGCTATCTCACCCGCCCCGACGAGGACGTGGACGCCACGACCCGGGGCGCGAGCGAGCGGCGCCTGTACGAACACCCCTACCGCGAGGGTGGCGGGCGGGAAGTGAACGAACGCGTCCGGCAACTCGCCGCGGAACGGGGCGTGAAGATGGCGCAGATCGCGCTCTCGTGGGTGCTCCACAAGGACCACGTCGACGCCCCCATCGTCGGCACCTCCTCCGTCGAACATCTGGAAGACGCGGTCGAGGCGCTGGAGATCGATCTCTCGGACAGCGACGTCGAGTACTTAGAGGAGCCGTACGAACCCGTCCCCGTCTCCGGGCACGACTAG